One stretch of Streptomyces peucetius DNA includes these proteins:
- a CDS encoding Fpg/Nei family DNA glycosylase: MPEGHTIHRLAADHFERFGGRSVRATSPQGKFSDSAALIDGQVLEHAEAHGKHLFLGFGPLGWVHIHLGLFGKVDFGDAPAPPPTDTVRLRLADASSYVDLRGPTACALLTDAEKQAIHDRLGPDPLRPSDDPDRAWARISRSRTTIAALLMDQKIIAGVGNVYRAEVLFRHGIDPYRTGRDLTRRQWDAIWDDLAGLMREGVRNNRIDTVRPEHMPEAMGRPPRVDDHGGEVYVYRRANLPCHVCDAEIRTVALAARNLFWCPTCQPSTA, from the coding sequence ATGCCCGAGGGGCACACGATCCACCGACTGGCCGCCGACCACTTCGAGAGGTTCGGCGGCCGGTCCGTGCGTGCGACGAGCCCGCAGGGAAAGTTCTCCGACAGCGCGGCGCTGATCGACGGCCAGGTGCTCGAGCACGCCGAAGCGCACGGCAAGCACCTCTTCCTCGGGTTCGGGCCGCTCGGCTGGGTCCACATCCACCTCGGCCTGTTCGGCAAGGTCGACTTCGGTGACGCGCCGGCGCCGCCGCCCACCGACACGGTGCGGCTGCGCCTGGCCGACGCGTCGTCCTACGTCGACCTGCGCGGCCCCACGGCCTGCGCGCTGCTCACCGACGCCGAGAAGCAGGCGATACACGACCGGCTCGGCCCCGACCCGCTCAGACCGTCCGACGACCCGGACCGGGCCTGGGCGAGGATCTCCCGTTCCCGCACGACGATCGCCGCGCTGCTGATGGACCAGAAGATCATCGCGGGCGTCGGCAACGTCTACCGCGCCGAGGTCCTCTTCCGGCACGGCATCGACCCGTACCGGACCGGCCGGGACCTCACGCGGCGCCAATGGGACGCGATCTGGGACGACTTGGCCGGTCTGATGCGCGAGGGCGTGCGCAACAACCGCATCGACACCGTCCGCCCGGAGCACATGCCGGAGGCGATGGGCCGCCCGCCGCGCGTCGACGACCACGGCGGCGAGGTCTACGTCTACCGCCGGGCGAACCTGCCCTGCCACGTCTGCGACGCCGAGATCCGCACGGTGGCGCTTGCCGCGCGCAACCTCTTCTGGTGCCCGACCTGCCAGCCCTCCACCGCCTGA
- a CDS encoding ribose-5-phosphate isomerase → MRVYLGSDHAGFELKNHLVEWLKAHGHEPVDCGPHIYDAQDDYPPFCLRAAERTAADESSLGIVIGGSGNGEQIAANKVKGVRAALAWSEQTAALGREHNNANVVAIGGRMHSLEESTKFVEIFLNTPYSGEERHTRRIDMLSAYETTGELPPIPAHHPQQG, encoded by the coding sequence ATGCGCGTGTACCTCGGCTCCGACCATGCCGGCTTCGAACTCAAGAACCACCTCGTCGAGTGGCTCAAGGCCCATGGCCACGAGCCCGTGGACTGCGGTCCCCACATCTACGACGCCCAGGACGACTACCCGCCGTTCTGCCTGCGTGCCGCCGAGCGGACGGCCGCGGACGAGAGCAGCCTCGGCATCGTGATCGGCGGCTCCGGCAACGGCGAGCAGATCGCCGCCAACAAGGTCAAGGGCGTACGGGCGGCGCTCGCCTGGAGCGAGCAGACCGCGGCCCTCGGCCGCGAGCACAACAACGCCAACGTCGTGGCGATCGGCGGCCGGATGCACTCCCTGGAGGAGTCGACGAAGTTCGTCGAGATCTTCCTGAACACGCCGTACTCCGGTGAAGAGCGTCACACCCGCCGCATCGACATGCTCTCCGCGTACGAGACCACCGGCGAGCTCCCCCCGATCCCCGCGCACCACCCGCAGCAGGGCTGA
- a CDS encoding biotin transporter BioY, producing MSTAAAPVRPGLVLADLLPASRVRDITLVVGGAALTGIAAQIAVPVPGSPVPVSGQTFAALLVGTALGARRGMLSLVLYAVAGMAGMPWFAQGASGYAMPSFGYILGMLLAATVVGHLARRGGDRSVLRMAGTMAAGSAIIYAVGVPYLALATGMSLGQAVAAGLVPFLIGDALKAALAMGALPTAWKLLGRRG from the coding sequence ATGAGCACTGCTGCCGCCCCCGTCCGACCGGGGCTCGTCCTCGCCGACCTGCTGCCCGCTTCCCGCGTACGGGACATCACCCTGGTCGTCGGCGGCGCCGCCCTCACGGGCATCGCGGCACAGATCGCCGTCCCGGTCCCGGGCTCCCCGGTGCCCGTCTCCGGCCAGACGTTCGCAGCCCTCCTCGTGGGCACCGCGCTCGGCGCCCGCCGGGGCATGCTGTCCCTCGTCCTCTACGCGGTTGCCGGCATGGCCGGGATGCCGTGGTTCGCCCAGGGCGCCTCCGGCTATGCGATGCCGTCCTTCGGCTACATCCTCGGGATGCTGCTCGCCGCGACCGTCGTCGGCCACCTCGCCCGCCGCGGCGGCGACCGTTCGGTGCTGCGCATGGCGGGCACGATGGCGGCCGGCTCCGCGATCATCTACGCGGTCGGCGTGCCCTACCTGGCGCTGGCCACCGGCATGTCCCTCGGCCAGGCGGTCGCAGCGGGCCTGGTGCCGTTCCTGATCGGTGACGCGCTGAAGGCCGCCCTGGCGATGGGCGCGCTGCCCACCGCCTGGAAGCTCCTCGGCCGCCGCGGCTGA
- a CDS encoding amino acid permease: MSRTTAPAQVDQKADATADVALTHGLKQRHLSMIALGGVIGAGLFVGSGAGIAAAGPSIVVAYSLSGLLVMLVMRMLGEMSAANPASGSFSVHAERAIGPWAGFTAGWAFWFLLCVAVGLEAIGAAGIMTDWFPGTPEWAWVALFMVVFCGTNLAAVKNFGEFEFWFAALKVGAIVLFLGIGVLAIVGVLPDAQAPGTANLTGDGGFMPNGTEGLIVGLLASVFAYGGLETVTIAAAESEHPVQGVAKAVRTAMWRIAVFYIGSMAVIVTLVPWHDEAVVDKGPYVATLDHLGIPAAGQIMNVVVLVALLSAMNANIYGASRMACSLVAREQGPKVLGRIFGGVPRVAVTVSSAFGFLCVLLSYWRPNDVFMWLLNTIGAIILVVWFFIAVSQLILRRRTEREAPEKLVVKMWLFPALTWMSLVGMAAVFVLMAREEGTRVQLLWTGGLTVILAAVGYVIQRVRGSRAPID; this comes from the coding sequence ATGTCTCGGACCACCGCGCCCGCGCAGGTCGACCAGAAGGCCGACGCCACGGCGGACGTCGCGCTCACGCACGGCCTCAAACAACGCCATCTGTCGATGATCGCCCTCGGCGGTGTCATCGGCGCGGGGCTCTTCGTCGGTTCCGGGGCCGGAATCGCCGCGGCCGGACCGTCGATCGTCGTGGCCTATTCGCTCTCCGGTCTGCTCGTCATGCTGGTGATGCGCATGCTGGGCGAGATGTCGGCCGCGAACCCCGCCTCCGGCTCCTTCTCGGTGCACGCCGAGCGCGCGATCGGACCGTGGGCGGGATTCACCGCCGGCTGGGCGTTCTGGTTCCTGCTGTGCGTGGCCGTCGGCCTGGAGGCGATCGGCGCCGCCGGCATCATGACGGACTGGTTCCCGGGCACGCCCGAATGGGCCTGGGTGGCGCTGTTCATGGTGGTGTTCTGCGGCACCAACCTGGCGGCGGTGAAGAACTTCGGCGAGTTCGAGTTCTGGTTCGCCGCACTCAAGGTCGGCGCGATCGTGCTCTTCCTCGGCATCGGTGTGCTCGCCATCGTCGGCGTCCTGCCGGATGCCCAGGCCCCGGGCACCGCCAATCTCACCGGCGACGGCGGCTTCATGCCCAACGGCACCGAAGGTCTGATCGTGGGCCTGCTCGCCTCCGTCTTCGCCTACGGCGGCCTGGAGACGGTCACCATCGCCGCCGCCGAGTCCGAGCACCCGGTGCAGGGCGTCGCGAAGGCCGTGCGCACCGCGATGTGGCGGATCGCCGTGTTCTACATCGGTTCCATGGCAGTCATCGTCACGCTGGTGCCGTGGCACGACGAGGCGGTCGTGGACAAGGGCCCGTACGTCGCGACCCTGGACCACCTGGGCATCCCCGCCGCGGGCCAGATCATGAACGTCGTCGTGCTGGTCGCCCTGCTGTCGGCGATGAACGCCAACATCTACGGCGCGTCCCGGATGGCCTGCTCGCTGGTCGCCCGCGAGCAGGGCCCGAAGGTGCTGGGCCGGATCTTCGGCGGCGTGCCGCGCGTCGCCGTCACCGTCTCCTCGGCCTTCGGCTTCCTGTGCGTGCTGCTGTCCTACTGGCGGCCGAACGACGTCTTCATGTGGCTGCTGAACACGATCGGCGCGATCATCCTGGTCGTCTGGTTCTTCATCGCCGTCTCCCAGTTGATCCTGCGACGCCGCACCGAGCGTGAGGCCCCCGAGAAGCTGGTCGTGAAGATGTGGCTGTTCCCGGCCCTGACCTGGATGTCACTGGTGGGCATGGCGGCCGTGTTCGTGCTGATGGCCCGTGAGGAGGGCACCCGGGTCCAGCTGCTGTGGACGGGCGGGCTGACGGTGATCCTGGCGGCGGTCGGCTATGTGATCCAGCGGGTGCGCGGCTCCCGCGCCCCCATCGACTGA
- a CDS encoding superoxide dismutase, which produces MAIYTLPELPYDYAALEPVIHPQIVELHHDKHHAAYVKGANDTLEQLEEARDKEAWAAINGLEKNLAFHLSGHILHSIYWHNMTGDGGGEPLEKDGVGELADAIAESFGSFAKFKSQLSKASATTQGSGWGVLAYEPVSGRLIVEQVYDHQGNVGQGTVPILVFDAWEHAFYLQYKNQKADFIEAMWQVVNWQDVAKRYAGAKDRTPLIAP; this is translated from the coding sequence ATGGCCATCTACACGCTTCCTGAACTTCCGTACGACTACGCGGCCCTCGAGCCCGTCATCCACCCGCAGATCGTCGAGCTGCACCACGACAAGCACCACGCCGCGTACGTGAAGGGCGCCAACGACACGCTCGAGCAGCTGGAGGAGGCCCGCGACAAGGAGGCCTGGGCAGCGATCAACGGCCTGGAGAAGAACCTCGCGTTCCACCTCTCGGGGCACATCCTCCACAGCATCTACTGGCACAATATGACGGGCGACGGCGGCGGTGAGCCGCTGGAGAAGGACGGTGTCGGCGAGCTGGCCGACGCCATCGCGGAATCGTTCGGCTCCTTCGCCAAATTCAAGTCCCAGCTGTCCAAGGCGTCCGCGACCACCCAGGGCTCGGGCTGGGGCGTGCTGGCGTACGAGCCGGTCAGCGGCCGGCTGATCGTCGAGCAGGTCTACGACCACCAGGGCAATGTCGGCCAGGGCACCGTGCCGATCCTGGTCTTCGACGCCTGGGAGCACGCCTTCTATCTGCAGTACAAGAACCAGAAGGCCGACTTCATCGAGGCCATGTGGCAGGTCGTGAACTGGCAGGACGTGGCGAAGCGCTACGCCGGCGCGAAGGACCGCACGCCCCTGATCGCCCCCTGA
- a CDS encoding DsbA family protein, producing the protein MSHNGRTPVDFWFDPLCPWAWMTSRWMLEVEKVRDVEVRWHVMSLAVLNEDRLDELPEEYRDMLENKAWGPVRVVVAAQQEHGDEVVGKLYTALGTRFHNEGRGPVREAVVAALEEVGLPASLADFADKDTYDAQLRASHKEGIEKVGQDVGTPVIAVPGADGEQIAFFGPVVTPAPKGEEAAKLWDGTLMVASIPGFYEIKRTRTQGPIFD; encoded by the coding sequence ATGTCGCACAACGGCAGGACGCCCGTGGACTTCTGGTTCGACCCGCTGTGCCCGTGGGCCTGGATGACCTCACGCTGGATGCTCGAGGTCGAGAAGGTCCGTGACGTGGAGGTGCGTTGGCATGTGATGAGCCTCGCCGTGCTCAACGAGGACAGGCTCGACGAGCTCCCCGAGGAGTACCGGGACATGCTGGAGAACAAGGCGTGGGGCCCGGTGCGGGTCGTCGTCGCAGCCCAGCAGGAGCACGGCGACGAGGTGGTCGGCAAGCTCTACACCGCCCTCGGCACCCGCTTCCACAACGAGGGCCGGGGTCCCGTGCGGGAGGCCGTCGTCGCGGCGCTCGAGGAGGTCGGTCTGCCGGCCTCCCTCGCCGACTTCGCGGACAAGGACACGTACGACGCCCAGCTTCGCGCCTCCCACAAGGAGGGCATCGAGAAGGTCGGCCAGGACGTCGGCACACCGGTCATCGCGGTCCCGGGGGCCGACGGCGAGCAGATCGCCTTCTTCGGTCCGGTCGTCACCCCCGCGCCCAAGGGCGAGGAGGCGGCCAAGCTCTGGGACGGCACGCTGATGGTCGCCTCGATCCCGGGCTTCTACGAGATCAAGCGGACCCGCACCCAGGGCCCGATCTTCGACTGA
- the pepN gene encoding aminopeptidase N, producing MPGENLSRDEARSRAGLLSVDGYEVALDVRSAVGEPENSAGPRTYRSVTTIRFRAGEPGASTFVDLVAPAVTAVTLNGEDLDPAAVFDGSRITLDGLAAENVLVVDAQCAYSRTGEGLHRFVDPEDGEVYLYTQYEPADARRVFANFEQPDLKAPFRFEVTAPEGWTVWSNREGARAEDGTWRFAETAPISTYITAIVAGPYHYETDVYERELPDGTVLRIPLGAMCRKGLARHFDADDIFLVTKQGLDFFHEHFDYPYPFGKYDQAFVPEYNIGAMENPGCVTFREEFVFRGKVTQASYERRANVILHEMAHMWFGDLVTMQWWDDLWLKESFADFMGSFSMVEATRFTNGWVTFANNRKAWAYRADQLPSTHPITADIRDLEDAKLNFDGITYAKGASVLKQLVAYVGRDAFLEGARRYFKRHAYGNTRLGDLLSVLEETSGRDMKTWSRSWLETSGVNSLTPELVRGEDGRITELAIAQDGETLRPHRVAVGLYRVEGGELVRYAQAGVDVAGARTLVPELAGQEAPGLVLVNDEDLTYCKVRFDEGSLETLRASLGDITDPLARALCWSALWNLTRDALMPARDFVGLVLRFAGRETDIGVLQMLHAWTRSALVHYVAPGWREEGGRLTAEGALRELRAAEPGSQHQLTWARFFASVAASDEDLQLLGGLLDGTAKIDGLDVDQELRWSFLEPLAAHGAADESAIAAELARDDTASGKRHEVRCLASRPSAAVKDQAWAAVVESDTLSNALVEATISGFVQPSQRALVAPYASKYFEAIERVWAERSIQIGMDVVRGLYPALQDSPATLAATDEWLAAHTAAAPALRRLVSEARDDLARALKVQERDAS from the coding sequence GTGCCCGGTGAGAATCTGTCCCGCGACGAGGCCCGGTCCCGGGCCGGACTGCTGTCCGTCGACGGGTACGAGGTGGCCCTCGACGTGCGTTCCGCGGTCGGGGAGCCCGAGAACTCCGCCGGGCCGCGCACGTACCGGTCGGTGACCACGATCCGTTTCCGCGCCGGGGAGCCGGGCGCCTCGACGTTCGTGGACCTGGTGGCCCCCGCCGTTACGGCCGTCACCCTCAATGGAGAGGACCTGGACCCCGCCGCCGTCTTCGACGGCTCGCGGATCACACTCGACGGCCTGGCCGCGGAGAACGTACTGGTCGTCGACGCCCAGTGCGCCTACAGCCGCACCGGCGAGGGCCTGCACCGCTTCGTCGACCCCGAGGACGGCGAGGTCTACCTCTACACCCAGTACGAGCCGGCCGACGCGCGCCGGGTCTTCGCCAACTTCGAGCAGCCGGACCTCAAGGCTCCGTTCCGCTTCGAGGTGACGGCCCCCGAGGGCTGGACGGTGTGGAGCAATCGCGAGGGTGCGCGCGCAGAGGACGGCACGTGGCGGTTCGCCGAGACCGCGCCGATCTCGACGTACATCACCGCGATCGTCGCCGGGCCGTACCACTACGAGACCGATGTGTACGAGCGCGAGCTGCCCGACGGCACGGTGCTGCGGATCCCGCTGGGCGCGATGTGCCGCAAGGGGCTCGCCCGGCACTTCGACGCCGACGACATCTTCCTCGTCACCAAGCAGGGCCTCGACTTCTTCCACGAGCACTTCGACTACCCGTACCCCTTCGGGAAGTACGACCAGGCGTTCGTGCCCGAGTACAACATCGGCGCCATGGAGAACCCGGGCTGTGTCACCTTCCGCGAGGAGTTCGTCTTCCGCGGCAAGGTGACACAGGCGTCGTACGAGCGCCGGGCCAACGTCATCCTGCACGAGATGGCGCACATGTGGTTCGGCGACCTGGTCACCATGCAGTGGTGGGACGACCTGTGGCTCAAGGAGTCCTTCGCGGACTTCATGGGCTCGTTCTCGATGGTCGAGGCGACCCGCTTCACCAACGGCTGGGTCACCTTCGCCAACAACCGCAAGGCGTGGGCCTACCGGGCCGACCAGCTGCCGTCGACCCACCCGATCACGGCCGACATCCGTGACCTCGAGGACGCCAAGCTCAACTTCGACGGCATCACGTACGCCAAGGGCGCGTCCGTGCTCAAGCAGCTCGTGGCCTACGTCGGGCGGGACGCGTTCCTCGAAGGCGCGCGGCGCTACTTCAAACGTCACGCGTACGGGAACACCCGGCTCGGCGACCTGCTCTCCGTGCTGGAGGAGACCTCCGGCCGCGACATGAAGACGTGGTCGCGGTCCTGGCTGGAGACGTCCGGCGTCAACTCGCTGACCCCCGAGCTCGTCCGCGGCGAGGACGGCCGGATCACGGAGCTGGCGATCGCCCAGGACGGCGAGACGCTGCGGCCGCACCGGGTGGCGGTCGGCCTGTACCGGGTCGAGGGCGGGGAACTGGTGCGGTACGCGCAGGCCGGCGTGGACGTCGCCGGGGCGCGGACCCTCGTCCCCGAACTCGCGGGCCAGGAAGCACCGGGCCTGGTGCTCGTCAACGACGAGGACCTGACCTACTGCAAGGTCCGCTTCGACGAAGGGTCGCTGGAGACGCTGCGGGCGTCCCTCGGCGACATCACCGACCCGCTGGCGCGGGCGCTGTGCTGGTCGGCGCTGTGGAACCTGACGCGCGACGCGCTGATGCCGGCCCGGGACTTCGTGGGCCTGGTGCTGAGGTTCGCCGGCCGCGAGACCGACATCGGTGTGCTGCAGATGCTGCACGCGTGGACCCGGTCGGCCCTCGTCCACTACGTGGCACCGGGCTGGCGCGAGGAGGGCGGCCGGCTGACCGCGGAGGGCGCGCTGCGGGAGCTGCGGGCCGCGGAGCCGGGCAGCCAGCACCAGCTGACCTGGGCGCGGTTCTTCGCGTCGGTCGCCGCGTCCGACGAGGACCTGCAACTGCTGGGCGGTCTGCTGGACGGCACCGCGAAGATCGACGGACTGGACGTCGACCAGGAGCTGCGCTGGTCGTTCCTGGAGCCGCTGGCCGCGCACGGCGCCGCCGACGAGTCCGCGATCGCCGCGGAACTGGCGCGCGACGACACTGCGTCGGGCAAGCGGCACGAGGTGCGCTGCCTGGCGTCCCGGCCGTCGGCGGCGGTCAAGGACCAGGCGTGGGCGGCGGTCGTCGAGTCCGACACCCTGTCCAACGCGCTCGTCGAGGCGACGATCTCGGGCTTCGTCCAGCCGTCGCAGCGGGCGCTCGTCGCGCCGTACGCCTCGAAGTACTTCGAGGCGATCGAGCGGGTGTGGGCGGAGCGGTCGATCCAGATCGGGATGGACGTGGTGCGGGGCCTGTACCCGGCGCTGCAGGACTCCCCCGCGACGCTCGCCGCGACGGACGAGTGGCTCGCCGCGCATACGGCGGCGGCGCCGGCGCTGCGGCGGCTGGTGTCGGAGGCGCGGGACGACTTGGCGCGGGCGCTGAAGGTGCAGGAGCGGGACGCGAGCTGA
- a CDS encoding NUDIX hydrolase, whose amino-acid sequence MNKELRVAAYAVCVRDEQILLARWVARDGTRKWTLPGGGMDHGEDPLDTVVREVTEETGYRSEMTALLGLDSVRRRYPRRLGAFADFQGLRIVYEGRITGGELRNEVDGSTDLAAWHPLTAVPGLERVELVDVGLELWHSRPALGRAAQRGSTTT is encoded by the coding sequence ATGAACAAGGAGTTGAGGGTGGCGGCGTACGCCGTGTGCGTACGGGACGAACAGATCCTCCTGGCCCGCTGGGTCGCGCGCGACGGAACGAGGAAGTGGACGCTGCCCGGCGGCGGCATGGACCACGGCGAGGACCCTCTCGACACCGTCGTGCGGGAGGTCACGGAGGAGACCGGATACCGCTCCGAGATGACGGCCCTGCTCGGCCTCGACTCGGTACGCCGCCGCTACCCGCGCAGACTCGGCGCGTTCGCCGACTTCCAGGGCCTGCGGATCGTGTACGAGGGCCGGATCACCGGCGGCGAACTGCGCAACGAGGTCGACGGATCGACAGACCTGGCCGCCTGGCATCCCCTGACGGCGGTGCCGGGCCTCGAACGCGTGGAACTCGTCGACGTCGGCCTGGAGCTGTGGCACTCCAGACCCGCACTCGGCCGGGCCGCTCAGCGGGGCAGCACGACCACATAG